In the genome of Lacerta agilis isolate rLacAgi1 chromosome 2, rLacAgi1.pri, whole genome shotgun sequence, one region contains:
- the FAM193B gene encoding protein FAM193B isoform X2, translating into MTRRRNKAVGAAGARRERAGGAAPPEPPAPPAGPGLPETPEAAAAASSAEQGRASQVLPTSNQSVQTCCLLCHRERKDWGGPSHNGLISPGERLPPDFVPTLVQNLLGEMPLWICQSCRQSVEEEERRAVQEQALAVSLSHTACKSQSCGAGSHSSSSSSSSSSCHGNSGDWDPSSFLSAHKLSGLWNSQHANGAAQGSSLGGTPVVPGEAFHSSEHHRHVDLTAPPNSPTGLPSQPPALLPTKQMPAHPGPFNSPPHVHLSSSPQAAPFPAPALSPHTPAPKPGADSPPTGSCKNPHLPTANVPLLKIPPPVGCTHPCNGHCSGSLGPPTASHQLPSTNRDPSCKGHKFPNGTSCHAPQSCEADEGLGEDEDSSSERSSCTSSSTTQKDGKFCDCCYCEFFGHNAPPAAPTSRNYAEIREKLRSRLTKRKEELPQKLGHSSSSGEPAVDHRDVDELLDYINSTEPKPLNSAKAAKRARHKQKKKEKEKAQLEAEAQKRVDRTPPTGQDQELAEEKLLEWPQLELERVNNFLSSRLQEIKNTIKDSIRASFNVYDLNLDVNDFPKKAAVLEQKNLLSHLNGSSELQEIDLDLSPLSLGTPHNHTLLRSEVASRWVESPGEVPPPPPPACENGVVKRLNAVPNLSRMIWVQSPKPTDSPLESGAGHESKEAAPGRGAELQEQAPTTGKQRKGKRQSCPAKKGEALALSSEASGSKGLGQKNPLKGTAPEAPRGSSAEHGDGARGLRQGQGWGCSGSKVDKEKSAEGRSRRGEGRTDQAEQESVSLGTGERHLPHTTAPDDLPQPKGKGKKSRNKMEKASPSIDDVFLPKDLDGVEMDETDREVEYFKRFCLDSAKQTRQKVAVNWTNFTLKKTTSSAAQ; encoded by the exons ATGACTCGCAGGCGGAATAAGGCGGTGGGCGCGGCCGGGGCGCGGCGGGAGCGGGCGGGGGGAGCAGCCCCCCCAGAGCCGCCCGCGCCCCCCGCCGGGCCCGGCCTTCCAGAGACtcccgaggcggcggcggcggcaagcaGTGCGGAGCAGGGCAGAGCCTCACAG GTGCTGCCCACCTCCAACCAGTCGGTGCAGACGTGCTGCTTGCTGTGCCACCGGGAGCGTAAAGATTGGGGAGGGCCATCCCACAATGGGCTGATATCTCCGGGCGAGCGGCTGCCTCCGGATTTTGTACCGACGCTGGTGCAGAACCTGCTGGGAGAGATGCCGCTGTGGATCTGCCAGAGCTGCAGGCAGAGCgtggaagaggaagaaaggagggCAGTCCAGGAGCAGGCGCTGGCG GTCTCGCTGTCGCATACGGCCTGCAAGTCACAGTCCTGCGGGGCAGGCTCCCACTCCTCTTCGTCTTCGTCATCTTCATCCTCGTGCCACGGGAACTCGGGAGACTGGGACCCCAGCTCCTTCCTGTCTGCGCACAAGCTCTCGGGGCTCTGGAACTCCCAGCATGCCAATGGGGCAGCTCAAGGGAGCTCCCTGGGGGGAACACCTGTTGTACCAG GAGAGGCCTTCCACTCCTCGGAGCACCACCGGCATGTGGACCTCACCGCTCCACCCAACAGCCCCACAGGCCTCCCCTCGCAGCCGCCGGCACTCCTCCCGACAAAGCAGATGCCTGCCCACCCTGGGCCTTTCAACTCCCCTCCTCACGTCCACCTGAGCTCCTCACCGCAGGCGGCCCCCTTCCCTGCGCCAGCCCTCAGTCCACACACACCGGCGCCCAAGCCAGGAGCAGACTCCCCTCCCACTGGATCTTGCAAGAACCCACACCTGCCCACTGCCAATGTGCCACTGCTGAAGATACCGCCTCCCGTAGGCTGCACTCATCCATGCAACGGCCATTGCAGCGGCTCCTTGGGTCCTCCAACTGCCTCGCATCAACTGCCCAGCACCAACAG GGACCCTTCCTGCAAAGGTCACAAGTTCCCCAACGGTACAAGCTGCCACGCACCACAGTCCTGCGAAGCGGACGAGGGGCTTGGCGAGGACGAGGACAGCAGCTCCGAGCGCAGCTCCTGCACCTCGTCCTCCACAACCCAGAAAGATGGGAAGTTCTGCGACTGCTGCTACTGTGAGTTCTTCGGCCACAACGCG CCTCCGGCCGCCCCCACGAGCCGGAACTACGCCGAGATCCGGGAGAAGCTGCGCTCTCGGCTGACCAAGAGAAAAGAGGAACTCCCTCAAAAGCTGGGGCACAGCAGCAGTTCGGGAGAGCCGGCGGTCGATCACCGGGACGTGGATGAGCTCCTGGACTACATCAACAGCACAGAGCCGAAGCCCCTGAACAGTGCCAAGGCTGCCAAGCGTGCACGTCACaagcagaagaagaag gagaaggagaaggcccAGCTGGAGGCGGAGGCCCAGAAACGAGTGGACCGGACCCCGCCTACGGGTCAGGACCAGGAGCTGGCTGAAGAGAAGCTTCTGGAGTGGCCCCAGCTAGAACTGGAGCGAGTGAACAATTTCCTGAGCAGCCGACTGCAGGAGATCAAGAACACCATCAAGGACTCCATCCGTGCCAGCTTCAATGTCTATGACCTCAACCTGGACGTCAACGACTTCCCAAAGAAGGCAGCCGTGCTGGAGCAGAAGAACCTGCTCTCCCACCTCAACGGCTCCTCAGAGCTGCAGGAGATCGACCTCGACCTGTCTCCGCTTAGCCTGGGCACACCACACAACCACACGTTGCTGCGGAGCGAGGTGGCCTCCCGATGGGTAGAGAGCCCAGGCGAGGTGCCGCCCCCGCCTCCCCCGGCTTGTGAGAACGGTGTGGTGAAGCGACTCAACGCTGTCCCCAACCTCTCGCGCATGATCTGGGTCCAGTCCCCCAAGCCAACAGACTCTCCCCTGGAGAGTGGGGCCGGCCACGAGTCCAAGGAGGCAGCCCCGGGCAGGGGAGCGGAGCTGCAGGAGCAAGCGCCCACCACCGGAAAGCAGAGGAAGGGCAAGCGGCAGAGCTGCCCGGCCAAGAAAGGGGAGGCTCTCGCTCTGAGCAGTGAGGCTTCCGGCTCCAAGGGGTTGGGGCAGAAGAACCCCCTGAAGGGTACGGCTCCCGAAGCCCCGAGAGGAAGCAGCGCGGAGCACGGCGATGGGGCCAGAGGGCTgcggcaggggcagggctggggtTGCAGTGGCTCTAAGGTGGACAAAGAGAAGAGCGCAGAGGGCAGGAGCCGGAGAGGGGAAGGCAGAACCGACCAGGCCGAGCAGGAGTCTGTTTCCTTGGGGACTGGCGAGCGGCATCTGCCCCATACAACTGCGCCAGATGACTTGCCTCAGCCAAAGGGCAAAGGCAAGAAGAGTAGGAACAAAATGGAGAAAGCGAGCCCTTCCATTG ATGATGTGTTCCTGCCCAAAGACTTAGATGGTGTGGAAATGGATGAGACTGACAGAGAAGTGGAATACTTCAAGAG GTTTTGCCTGGACTCAGCCAAGCAGACCCGGCAGAAAGTGGCTGTGAACTGGACCAATTTCACCCTGAAGAAAACCACTTCGAGTGCAGCTCAGTGA
- the FAM193B gene encoding protein FAM193B isoform X1 has product MTRRRNKAVGAAGARRERAGGAAPPEPPAPPAGPGLPETPEAAAAASSAEQGRASQVLPTSNQSVQTCCLLCHRERKDWGGPSHNGLISPGERLPPDFVPTLVQNLLGEMPLWICQSCRQSVEEEERRAVQEQALAVSLSHTACKSQSCGAGSHSSSSSSSSSSCHGNSGDWDPSSFLSAHKLSGLWNSQHANGAAQGSSLGGTPVVPGDKHPGLPPECASQAPAVGGGLKACPYSHALSPAPSGTPGSPLPTSLDFCKTLPKQFKSMCRRPTPPGEAFHSSEHHRHVDLTAPPNSPTGLPSQPPALLPTKQMPAHPGPFNSPPHVHLSSSPQAAPFPAPALSPHTPAPKPGADSPPTGSCKNPHLPTANVPLLKIPPPVGCTHPCNGHCSGSLGPPTASHQLPSTNRDPSCKGHKFPNGTSCHAPQSCEADEGLGEDEDSSSERSSCTSSSTTQKDGKFCDCCYCEFFGHNAPPAAPTSRNYAEIREKLRSRLTKRKEELPQKLGHSSSSGEPAVDHRDVDELLDYINSTEPKPLNSAKAAKRARHKQKKKEKEKAQLEAEAQKRVDRTPPTGQDQELAEEKLLEWPQLELERVNNFLSSRLQEIKNTIKDSIRASFNVYDLNLDVNDFPKKAAVLEQKNLLSHLNGSSELQEIDLDLSPLSLGTPHNHTLLRSEVASRWVESPGEVPPPPPPACENGVVKRLNAVPNLSRMIWVQSPKPTDSPLESGAGHESKEAAPGRGAELQEQAPTTGKQRKGKRQSCPAKKGEALALSSEASGSKGLGQKNPLKGTAPEAPRGSSAEHGDGARGLRQGQGWGCSGSKVDKEKSAEGRSRRGEGRTDQAEQESVSLGTGERHLPHTTAPDDLPQPKGKGKKSRNKMEKASPSIDDVFLPKDLDGVEMDETDREVEYFKRFCLDSAKQTRQKVAVNWTNFTLKKTTSSAAQ; this is encoded by the exons ATGACTCGCAGGCGGAATAAGGCGGTGGGCGCGGCCGGGGCGCGGCGGGAGCGGGCGGGGGGAGCAGCCCCCCCAGAGCCGCCCGCGCCCCCCGCCGGGCCCGGCCTTCCAGAGACtcccgaggcggcggcggcggcaagcaGTGCGGAGCAGGGCAGAGCCTCACAG GTGCTGCCCACCTCCAACCAGTCGGTGCAGACGTGCTGCTTGCTGTGCCACCGGGAGCGTAAAGATTGGGGAGGGCCATCCCACAATGGGCTGATATCTCCGGGCGAGCGGCTGCCTCCGGATTTTGTACCGACGCTGGTGCAGAACCTGCTGGGAGAGATGCCGCTGTGGATCTGCCAGAGCTGCAGGCAGAGCgtggaagaggaagaaaggagggCAGTCCAGGAGCAGGCGCTGGCG GTCTCGCTGTCGCATACGGCCTGCAAGTCACAGTCCTGCGGGGCAGGCTCCCACTCCTCTTCGTCTTCGTCATCTTCATCCTCGTGCCACGGGAACTCGGGAGACTGGGACCCCAGCTCCTTCCTGTCTGCGCACAAGCTCTCGGGGCTCTGGAACTCCCAGCATGCCAATGGGGCAGCTCAAGGGAGCTCCCTGGGGGGAACACCTGTTGTACCAG GTGACAAGCACCCCGGCCTCCCTCCGGAGTGTGCCAGCCAGGCCCCTGCTGTGGGAGGTGGGCTCAAAGCCTGCCCTTACAGCCACGCGCTCTCCCCAGCTCCCAGCGGCACCCCAGGCTCGCCTCTGCCTACCTCACTCGACTTCTGCAAAACTCTTCCCAAGCAGTTCAAGAGCATGTGCCGGAGACCCACCCCGCCAG GAGAGGCCTTCCACTCCTCGGAGCACCACCGGCATGTGGACCTCACCGCTCCACCCAACAGCCCCACAGGCCTCCCCTCGCAGCCGCCGGCACTCCTCCCGACAAAGCAGATGCCTGCCCACCCTGGGCCTTTCAACTCCCCTCCTCACGTCCACCTGAGCTCCTCACCGCAGGCGGCCCCCTTCCCTGCGCCAGCCCTCAGTCCACACACACCGGCGCCCAAGCCAGGAGCAGACTCCCCTCCCACTGGATCTTGCAAGAACCCACACCTGCCCACTGCCAATGTGCCACTGCTGAAGATACCGCCTCCCGTAGGCTGCACTCATCCATGCAACGGCCATTGCAGCGGCTCCTTGGGTCCTCCAACTGCCTCGCATCAACTGCCCAGCACCAACAG GGACCCTTCCTGCAAAGGTCACAAGTTCCCCAACGGTACAAGCTGCCACGCACCACAGTCCTGCGAAGCGGACGAGGGGCTTGGCGAGGACGAGGACAGCAGCTCCGAGCGCAGCTCCTGCACCTCGTCCTCCACAACCCAGAAAGATGGGAAGTTCTGCGACTGCTGCTACTGTGAGTTCTTCGGCCACAACGCG CCTCCGGCCGCCCCCACGAGCCGGAACTACGCCGAGATCCGGGAGAAGCTGCGCTCTCGGCTGACCAAGAGAAAAGAGGAACTCCCTCAAAAGCTGGGGCACAGCAGCAGTTCGGGAGAGCCGGCGGTCGATCACCGGGACGTGGATGAGCTCCTGGACTACATCAACAGCACAGAGCCGAAGCCCCTGAACAGTGCCAAGGCTGCCAAGCGTGCACGTCACaagcagaagaagaag gagaaggagaaggcccAGCTGGAGGCGGAGGCCCAGAAACGAGTGGACCGGACCCCGCCTACGGGTCAGGACCAGGAGCTGGCTGAAGAGAAGCTTCTGGAGTGGCCCCAGCTAGAACTGGAGCGAGTGAACAATTTCCTGAGCAGCCGACTGCAGGAGATCAAGAACACCATCAAGGACTCCATCCGTGCCAGCTTCAATGTCTATGACCTCAACCTGGACGTCAACGACTTCCCAAAGAAGGCAGCCGTGCTGGAGCAGAAGAACCTGCTCTCCCACCTCAACGGCTCCTCAGAGCTGCAGGAGATCGACCTCGACCTGTCTCCGCTTAGCCTGGGCACACCACACAACCACACGTTGCTGCGGAGCGAGGTGGCCTCCCGATGGGTAGAGAGCCCAGGCGAGGTGCCGCCCCCGCCTCCCCCGGCTTGTGAGAACGGTGTGGTGAAGCGACTCAACGCTGTCCCCAACCTCTCGCGCATGATCTGGGTCCAGTCCCCCAAGCCAACAGACTCTCCCCTGGAGAGTGGGGCCGGCCACGAGTCCAAGGAGGCAGCCCCGGGCAGGGGAGCGGAGCTGCAGGAGCAAGCGCCCACCACCGGAAAGCAGAGGAAGGGCAAGCGGCAGAGCTGCCCGGCCAAGAAAGGGGAGGCTCTCGCTCTGAGCAGTGAGGCTTCCGGCTCCAAGGGGTTGGGGCAGAAGAACCCCCTGAAGGGTACGGCTCCCGAAGCCCCGAGAGGAAGCAGCGCGGAGCACGGCGATGGGGCCAGAGGGCTgcggcaggggcagggctggggtTGCAGTGGCTCTAAGGTGGACAAAGAGAAGAGCGCAGAGGGCAGGAGCCGGAGAGGGGAAGGCAGAACCGACCAGGCCGAGCAGGAGTCTGTTTCCTTGGGGACTGGCGAGCGGCATCTGCCCCATACAACTGCGCCAGATGACTTGCCTCAGCCAAAGGGCAAAGGCAAGAAGAGTAGGAACAAAATGGAGAAAGCGAGCCCTTCCATTG ATGATGTGTTCCTGCCCAAAGACTTAGATGGTGTGGAAATGGATGAGACTGACAGAGAAGTGGAATACTTCAAGAG GTTTTGCCTGGACTCAGCCAAGCAGACCCGGCAGAAAGTGGCTGTGAACTGGACCAATTTCACCCTGAAGAAAACCACTTCGAGTGCAGCTCAGTGA